A genome region from Cataglyphis hispanica isolate Lineage 1 chromosome 26, ULB_Chis1_1.0, whole genome shotgun sequence includes the following:
- the LOC126858627 gene encoding histone-lysine N-methyltransferase E(z) isoform X1, translating to MSKAKISAEWRKRVKSEYMRLRQMKRYKRADEVKIAWNKNRKVMTELLVAEQKRWADGKAMWLAMQDIPPHLSCMKKAEVTSPDGDVQSCPVKIINAVSPIPTMYTWAPIQQNFMVEDETVLHNIPYMGDEILDQDGTFIEELIKNYDGKVHGDRESGFMDDSIFVDLVNALANYEKDDKERELIKKGKESFKEKENRKENEKKDVEIKSEIKTEKIESGKTTAILFPSMHIFNAISNMFPDKGRPEELKEKYIELTERSDPNVLPPECTPNIDGINAKSVPREQTMHSFHTLFCRRCFKYDCFLHPARGTSPQGLQVCHPGPNLLKRKGPDLKPFPEPCGAECYMHLEGMKEKLAAQAADIKEEEGDEKRSGPRKVRKQASVDSGNEASSEDSNDSNKYGQGGSCQDFKQNVNKDCKPEDIMEDQAQPENQTPFTLLGIGKRIKTESEFSWTGSEQSLFRALHKAFPGNPCALAQIMLTKTCQEVYEFAQKEASDIPTIENLKDFTPPRKKKKKHRLWSMHCRKIQLKKDSGANHVHNFAPCDHPGRQCDNSCSCIQAQNFCEKFCQCSSECQNRFPGCRCKAQCNTKQCPCYLAVRECDPDLCQTCGADQFHITLISCRNVSVQRGLHKHLLMAPSDVAGWGIFLKESAAKNEFISEYCGEIISQDEADRRGKVYDKYMCSFLFNLNNDFVVDATRKGNKIRFANHSINPNCYAKVMMVNGDHRIGIFAKRAIQPGEELFFDYRYGPTEQLKFVGIEREMEFL from the exons ATGTCGAAAGCCAAAATCTCGGCTGAATGGAGGAAAAGGGTTAAGTCGGAGTACATGCGCTTACGACAAATGAAACGATACAAACGAGCGGATGAAGTCAAAATCGCGTGGAATAAAAATCGCAAGGTTATGACAG aaCTCCTTGTGGCTGAACAAAAGCGATGGGCGGATGGAAAGGCAATGTGGTTAGCGATGCAAGATATTCCACCACATCTTTCCTGCATGAAAAAAGCTGAAGTTACTAGTCCTGATGGCGATGTTCAAAGTTGtcctgtaaaaataattaatgcggTAAGTCCTATACCGACTATGTACACGTGGGCTCCCATTCAGCAGAACTTCATGGTAGAAGATGAAACTGTTTTGCACAATATTCCTTATATGGGTGATGAGATTTTGGATCAAGATGGTACCTTTATTGAggaacttataaaaaattatgatggaAAG GTTCATGGCGATAGAGAATCTGGTTTTATGGATGATTCCATCTTCGTAGATTTGGTAAATGCTTTAGCGAATTATGAGAAAGATGATAAAGAAAGGGAACTgataaagaaaggaaaagaatctttcaaagagaaagagaatcgaaaagaaaatgagaagAAGGATGTTGAGATAAAGTCTGAAATCAAGACGGAAAAGATTGAAAGTGGAAAGACAACGGCTATTCTCTTTCCTTCTATGCACATATTCAAT gcGATATCAAATATGTTCCCTGATAAAGGAAGGCCTGaggaattgaaagaaaaatatattgagttAACGGAAAGATCTGATCCAAATGTTTTACCTCCGGAATGTACACCTAATATAGATGGTATAAACGCAAAAAGTGTGCCTAGGGAACAAACGATGCATTCTTTCCATACTTTATTCTGTAGAAGATGTTTCAAATATGACTGCTTCTTACATC CAGCCAGGGGGACATCGCCGCAAG GTCTTCAAGTTTGCCATCCAGGTCCGAATTTATTGAAACGGAAAGGACCTGATCTAAAACCATTTCCTGAGCCATGTGGAGCAGAATGTTACATGCATTTG GAGGGAATGAAAGAGAAACTGGCAGCACAAGCGGCGGATataaaagaggaagaaggCGACGAAAAACGCAGTGGTCCCAGAAAGGTACGAAAACAAGCAAGCGTAGATTCTGGAAATGAAGCGAGCAGCGAGGATAGCAATGATAGCAACAAATATGGTCAAGGAGGCAGTTGTCaag attttaaacaaaatgttaACAAGGACTGTAAACCTGAAGATATTATGGAAGATCAAGCGCAACCTGAAAACCAAACACCTTTCACACTATTAGGAATTGGCAAACGGATTAAAACAGAAAGTGAGTTCTCATGGACAGGTTCCGAACAGAGCTTGTTTCGAGCTCTTCACAAAGCCTTCCCTGGTAATCCATGTGCACTGGCACAAATCATGTTAACGAAAACTTGTCAAGAAGTGTATGAATTCGCGCAAAAGGAGGCTTCGGATATTCCCACTATAGAgaatttgaaagattttacGCCGccgcgaaagaaaaagaagaagcatCGGTTATGGTCGATGCATTGCAGAAAAATACAACTTAAGAAGGATTCTG gTGCTAATCATGTGCACAACTTTGCACCCTGCGATCATCCGGGACGCCAATGCGATAACTCGTGTTCCTGTATCCAGGCGCagaatttttgcgaaaaattctGTCAGTGCAGCAGCGAATGTCAGAATCGATTTCCTGGCTGCAGATGTAAGGCTCAGTGTAATACGAAACAATGTCCATGTTATTTGGCTGTGAGGGAATGTGACCCGGATCTTTGTCAAACGTGTGGTGCTGATCAATTCCACATCACCCTGATATCTTGCAGGAACGTAAGCGTGCAACGTGGTCTTC ATAAGCATCTTCTGATGGCACCATCAGATGTAGCAGGCTGGGGAATTTTTCTGAAGGAGTCAGCGGCAAAGAACGAATTCATCTCGGAATACTGTGGCGAAATTATCAGCCAAGATGAGGCTGACAGAAGAGGAAAAGTATACGACAAATATATGtgtagttttctttttaacctCAACAATG attttgtcGTTGATGCAACAAGAaagggaaataaaataagatttgccAATCATTCGATTAATCCAAATTGTTATGCGAAAGTAATGATGGTAAATGGTGATCACAGAATAGGCATTTTTGCTAAGAGAGCGATTCAGCCTGgcgaagaattatttttcgattatag ATATGGACCAACGGAACAACTCAAATTCGTCGGTATCGAACGAGAGATGGAATTTctctaa
- the LOC126858627 gene encoding histone-lysine N-methyltransferase E(z) isoform X2, translating into MSKAKISAEWRKRVKSEYMRLRQMKRYKRADEVKIAWNKNRKVMTELLVAEQKRWADGKAMWLAMQDIPPHLSCMKKAEVTSPDGDVQSCPVKIINAVSPIPTMYTWAPIQQNFMVEDETVLHNIPYMGDEILDQDGTFIEELIKNYDGKVHGDRESGFMDDSIFVDLVNALANYEKDDKERELIKKGKESFKEKENRKENEKKDVEIKSEIKTEKIESGKTTAILFPSMHIFNAISNMFPDKGRPEELKEKYIELTERSDPNVLPPECTPNIDGINAKSVPREQTMHSFHTLFCRRCFKYDCFLHPRGTSPQGLQVCHPGPNLLKRKGPDLKPFPEPCGAECYMHLEGMKEKLAAQAADIKEEEGDEKRSGPRKVRKQASVDSGNEASSEDSNDSNKYGQGGSCQDFKQNVNKDCKPEDIMEDQAQPENQTPFTLLGIGKRIKTESEFSWTGSEQSLFRALHKAFPGNPCALAQIMLTKTCQEVYEFAQKEASDIPTIENLKDFTPPRKKKKKHRLWSMHCRKIQLKKDSGANHVHNFAPCDHPGRQCDNSCSCIQAQNFCEKFCQCSSECQNRFPGCRCKAQCNTKQCPCYLAVRECDPDLCQTCGADQFHITLISCRNVSVQRGLHKHLLMAPSDVAGWGIFLKESAAKNEFISEYCGEIISQDEADRRGKVYDKYMCSFLFNLNNDFVVDATRKGNKIRFANHSINPNCYAKVMMVNGDHRIGIFAKRAIQPGEELFFDYRYGPTEQLKFVGIEREMEFL; encoded by the exons ATGTCGAAAGCCAAAATCTCGGCTGAATGGAGGAAAAGGGTTAAGTCGGAGTACATGCGCTTACGACAAATGAAACGATACAAACGAGCGGATGAAGTCAAAATCGCGTGGAATAAAAATCGCAAGGTTATGACAG aaCTCCTTGTGGCTGAACAAAAGCGATGGGCGGATGGAAAGGCAATGTGGTTAGCGATGCAAGATATTCCACCACATCTTTCCTGCATGAAAAAAGCTGAAGTTACTAGTCCTGATGGCGATGTTCAAAGTTGtcctgtaaaaataattaatgcggTAAGTCCTATACCGACTATGTACACGTGGGCTCCCATTCAGCAGAACTTCATGGTAGAAGATGAAACTGTTTTGCACAATATTCCTTATATGGGTGATGAGATTTTGGATCAAGATGGTACCTTTATTGAggaacttataaaaaattatgatggaAAG GTTCATGGCGATAGAGAATCTGGTTTTATGGATGATTCCATCTTCGTAGATTTGGTAAATGCTTTAGCGAATTATGAGAAAGATGATAAAGAAAGGGAACTgataaagaaaggaaaagaatctttcaaagagaaagagaatcgaaaagaaaatgagaagAAGGATGTTGAGATAAAGTCTGAAATCAAGACGGAAAAGATTGAAAGTGGAAAGACAACGGCTATTCTCTTTCCTTCTATGCACATATTCAAT gcGATATCAAATATGTTCCCTGATAAAGGAAGGCCTGaggaattgaaagaaaaatatattgagttAACGGAAAGATCTGATCCAAATGTTTTACCTCCGGAATGTACACCTAATATAGATGGTATAAACGCAAAAAGTGTGCCTAGGGAACAAACGATGCATTCTTTCCATACTTTATTCTGTAGAAGATGTTTCAAATATGACTGCTTCTTACATC CCAGGGGGACATCGCCGCAAG GTCTTCAAGTTTGCCATCCAGGTCCGAATTTATTGAAACGGAAAGGACCTGATCTAAAACCATTTCCTGAGCCATGTGGAGCAGAATGTTACATGCATTTG GAGGGAATGAAAGAGAAACTGGCAGCACAAGCGGCGGATataaaagaggaagaaggCGACGAAAAACGCAGTGGTCCCAGAAAGGTACGAAAACAAGCAAGCGTAGATTCTGGAAATGAAGCGAGCAGCGAGGATAGCAATGATAGCAACAAATATGGTCAAGGAGGCAGTTGTCaag attttaaacaaaatgttaACAAGGACTGTAAACCTGAAGATATTATGGAAGATCAAGCGCAACCTGAAAACCAAACACCTTTCACACTATTAGGAATTGGCAAACGGATTAAAACAGAAAGTGAGTTCTCATGGACAGGTTCCGAACAGAGCTTGTTTCGAGCTCTTCACAAAGCCTTCCCTGGTAATCCATGTGCACTGGCACAAATCATGTTAACGAAAACTTGTCAAGAAGTGTATGAATTCGCGCAAAAGGAGGCTTCGGATATTCCCACTATAGAgaatttgaaagattttacGCCGccgcgaaagaaaaagaagaagcatCGGTTATGGTCGATGCATTGCAGAAAAATACAACTTAAGAAGGATTCTG gTGCTAATCATGTGCACAACTTTGCACCCTGCGATCATCCGGGACGCCAATGCGATAACTCGTGTTCCTGTATCCAGGCGCagaatttttgcgaaaaattctGTCAGTGCAGCAGCGAATGTCAGAATCGATTTCCTGGCTGCAGATGTAAGGCTCAGTGTAATACGAAACAATGTCCATGTTATTTGGCTGTGAGGGAATGTGACCCGGATCTTTGTCAAACGTGTGGTGCTGATCAATTCCACATCACCCTGATATCTTGCAGGAACGTAAGCGTGCAACGTGGTCTTC ATAAGCATCTTCTGATGGCACCATCAGATGTAGCAGGCTGGGGAATTTTTCTGAAGGAGTCAGCGGCAAAGAACGAATTCATCTCGGAATACTGTGGCGAAATTATCAGCCAAGATGAGGCTGACAGAAGAGGAAAAGTATACGACAAATATATGtgtagttttctttttaacctCAACAATG attttgtcGTTGATGCAACAAGAaagggaaataaaataagatttgccAATCATTCGATTAATCCAAATTGTTATGCGAAAGTAATGATGGTAAATGGTGATCACAGAATAGGCATTTTTGCTAAGAGAGCGATTCAGCCTGgcgaagaattatttttcgattatag ATATGGACCAACGGAACAACTCAAATTCGTCGGTATCGAACGAGAGATGGAATTTctctaa
- the LOC126858627 gene encoding histone-lysine N-methyltransferase E(z) isoform X3, translating into MSKAKISAEWRKRVKSEYMRLRQMKRYKRADEVKIAWNKNRKVMTELLVAEQKRWADGKAMWLAMQDIPPHLSCMKKAEVTSPDGDVQSCPVKIINAVSPIPTMYTWAPIQQNFMVEDETVLHNIPYMGDEILDQDGTFIEELIKNYDGKVHGDRESGFMDDSIFVDLVNALANYEKDDKERELIKKGKESFKEKENRKENEKKDVEIKSEIKTEKIESGKTTAILFPSMHIFNAISNMFPDKGRPEELKEKYIELTERSDPNVLPPECTPNIDGINAKSVPREQTMHSFHTLFCRRCFKYDCFLHRLQVCHPGPNLLKRKGPDLKPFPEPCGAECYMHLEGMKEKLAAQAADIKEEEGDEKRSGPRKVRKQASVDSGNEASSEDSNDSNKYGQGGSCQDFKQNVNKDCKPEDIMEDQAQPENQTPFTLLGIGKRIKTESEFSWTGSEQSLFRALHKAFPGNPCALAQIMLTKTCQEVYEFAQKEASDIPTIENLKDFTPPRKKKKKHRLWSMHCRKIQLKKDSGANHVHNFAPCDHPGRQCDNSCSCIQAQNFCEKFCQCSSECQNRFPGCRCKAQCNTKQCPCYLAVRECDPDLCQTCGADQFHITLISCRNVSVQRGLHKHLLMAPSDVAGWGIFLKESAAKNEFISEYCGEIISQDEADRRGKVYDKYMCSFLFNLNNDFVVDATRKGNKIRFANHSINPNCYAKVMMVNGDHRIGIFAKRAIQPGEELFFDYRYGPTEQLKFVGIEREMEFL; encoded by the exons ATGTCGAAAGCCAAAATCTCGGCTGAATGGAGGAAAAGGGTTAAGTCGGAGTACATGCGCTTACGACAAATGAAACGATACAAACGAGCGGATGAAGTCAAAATCGCGTGGAATAAAAATCGCAAGGTTATGACAG aaCTCCTTGTGGCTGAACAAAAGCGATGGGCGGATGGAAAGGCAATGTGGTTAGCGATGCAAGATATTCCACCACATCTTTCCTGCATGAAAAAAGCTGAAGTTACTAGTCCTGATGGCGATGTTCAAAGTTGtcctgtaaaaataattaatgcggTAAGTCCTATACCGACTATGTACACGTGGGCTCCCATTCAGCAGAACTTCATGGTAGAAGATGAAACTGTTTTGCACAATATTCCTTATATGGGTGATGAGATTTTGGATCAAGATGGTACCTTTATTGAggaacttataaaaaattatgatggaAAG GTTCATGGCGATAGAGAATCTGGTTTTATGGATGATTCCATCTTCGTAGATTTGGTAAATGCTTTAGCGAATTATGAGAAAGATGATAAAGAAAGGGAACTgataaagaaaggaaaagaatctttcaaagagaaagagaatcgaaaagaaaatgagaagAAGGATGTTGAGATAAAGTCTGAAATCAAGACGGAAAAGATTGAAAGTGGAAAGACAACGGCTATTCTCTTTCCTTCTATGCACATATTCAAT gcGATATCAAATATGTTCCCTGATAAAGGAAGGCCTGaggaattgaaagaaaaatatattgagttAACGGAAAGATCTGATCCAAATGTTTTACCTCCGGAATGTACACCTAATATAGATGGTATAAACGCAAAAAGTGTGCCTAGGGAACAAACGATGCATTCTTTCCATACTTTATTCTGTAGAAGATGTTTCAAATATGACTGCTTCTTACATC GTCTTCAAGTTTGCCATCCAGGTCCGAATTTATTGAAACGGAAAGGACCTGATCTAAAACCATTTCCTGAGCCATGTGGAGCAGAATGTTACATGCATTTG GAGGGAATGAAAGAGAAACTGGCAGCACAAGCGGCGGATataaaagaggaagaaggCGACGAAAAACGCAGTGGTCCCAGAAAGGTACGAAAACAAGCAAGCGTAGATTCTGGAAATGAAGCGAGCAGCGAGGATAGCAATGATAGCAACAAATATGGTCAAGGAGGCAGTTGTCaag attttaaacaaaatgttaACAAGGACTGTAAACCTGAAGATATTATGGAAGATCAAGCGCAACCTGAAAACCAAACACCTTTCACACTATTAGGAATTGGCAAACGGATTAAAACAGAAAGTGAGTTCTCATGGACAGGTTCCGAACAGAGCTTGTTTCGAGCTCTTCACAAAGCCTTCCCTGGTAATCCATGTGCACTGGCACAAATCATGTTAACGAAAACTTGTCAAGAAGTGTATGAATTCGCGCAAAAGGAGGCTTCGGATATTCCCACTATAGAgaatttgaaagattttacGCCGccgcgaaagaaaaagaagaagcatCGGTTATGGTCGATGCATTGCAGAAAAATACAACTTAAGAAGGATTCTG gTGCTAATCATGTGCACAACTTTGCACCCTGCGATCATCCGGGACGCCAATGCGATAACTCGTGTTCCTGTATCCAGGCGCagaatttttgcgaaaaattctGTCAGTGCAGCAGCGAATGTCAGAATCGATTTCCTGGCTGCAGATGTAAGGCTCAGTGTAATACGAAACAATGTCCATGTTATTTGGCTGTGAGGGAATGTGACCCGGATCTTTGTCAAACGTGTGGTGCTGATCAATTCCACATCACCCTGATATCTTGCAGGAACGTAAGCGTGCAACGTGGTCTTC ATAAGCATCTTCTGATGGCACCATCAGATGTAGCAGGCTGGGGAATTTTTCTGAAGGAGTCAGCGGCAAAGAACGAATTCATCTCGGAATACTGTGGCGAAATTATCAGCCAAGATGAGGCTGACAGAAGAGGAAAAGTATACGACAAATATATGtgtagttttctttttaacctCAACAATG attttgtcGTTGATGCAACAAGAaagggaaataaaataagatttgccAATCATTCGATTAATCCAAATTGTTATGCGAAAGTAATGATGGTAAATGGTGATCACAGAATAGGCATTTTTGCTAAGAGAGCGATTCAGCCTGgcgaagaattatttttcgattatag ATATGGACCAACGGAACAACTCAAATTCGTCGGTATCGAACGAGAGATGGAATTTctctaa